A single Candidatus Chlamydia corallus DNA region contains:
- a CDS encoding ATP-dependent Clp protease proteolytic subunit → MADGEVHKLRDIIEKELLEARRVFFSEPVTEKSASDAIKKLWYLELKDPGKPIVFVINSPGGSVDAGFAVWDQIKMLTSPVTTVVTGLAASMGSVLSLCAAPGRRFATPHSRIMIHQPSIGGPITGQATDLDIHAREILKTKARIIDVYVEATNQSRDIIEKAIDRDMWMTANEAKDFGLLDGILFSFNDL, encoded by the coding sequence ATGGCAGATGGGGAAGTTCATAAATTACGTGACATTATAGAAAAGGAGCTGTTGGAAGCGCGCAGGGTATTTTTTTCAGAGCCTGTAACAGAAAAAAGTGCTTCGGATGCAATTAAAAAGCTCTGGTATTTGGAATTAAAAGATCCTGGAAAACCCATAGTTTTTGTGATCAATAGTCCTGGCGGATCTGTGGATGCAGGTTTTGCTGTTTGGGATCAAATTAAAATGCTAACATCACCAGTCACTACCGTGGTTACGGGATTGGCAGCTTCTATGGGTTCGGTGTTGAGTTTATGTGCAGCTCCTGGACGGAGGTTTGCAACTCCTCATTCTAGGATTATGATTCACCAACCTTCAATAGGCGGGCCGATTACAGGACAGGCAACAGATCTGGATATCCATGCCAGAGAAATTTTAAAAACAAAAGCTCGCATTATAGATGTCTATGTAGAGGCTACCAATCAATCTCGAGATATCATAGAAAAGGCTATCGATAGAGATATGTGGATGACAGCCAACGAAGCTAAGGATTTTGGTTTATTAGATGGCATTCTATTCTCCTTTAACGATCTCTAA
- the dapF gene encoding bifunctional diaminopimelate epimerase/glutamate racemase, giving the protein MAFYSPLTISNYFIYSGAGNRFLLGETLPEVEEVCLLCKEAQVDGFLCLKPSSYADAQLIIFNSDGSRPMMCGNGLRCVIAHLANQMGKSDISVSTDSGIYSGRFYSWDRVLVDMTMPDWQFSVHPLESRPDPLPEKVFFIHTGVPHAVVFLPELSTLDLSILGPFLRNHEVFAPAGANVDFVQLLGDCQLRVRTYERGVEGETAACGTGVVASALVAWNYYGWTESIRINTWGGEPMTVSANGGRIYLEGPVTRDLQLD; this is encoded by the coding sequence ATGGCATTCTATTCTCCTTTAACGATCTCTAACTATTTTATATATTCTGGAGCAGGAAATCGTTTCCTTCTTGGTGAAACACTTCCTGAAGTTGAAGAGGTCTGTTTGCTTTGCAAAGAGGCGCAGGTTGATGGTTTTTTATGTTTAAAGCCCTCTTCTTATGCTGACGCTCAACTCATTATTTTTAATTCCGACGGATCGCGTCCTATGATGTGCGGAAATGGCTTGCGTTGTGTTATTGCCCACTTAGCTAATCAGATGGGAAAATCAGACATATCCGTATCTACGGATAGTGGCATATATTCAGGACGTTTCTATTCTTGGGATCGTGTGCTTGTGGATATGACTATGCCAGATTGGCAGTTCTCTGTTCATCCATTAGAATCGCGTCCTGATCCTCTTCCTGAGAAGGTATTTTTTATCCATACTGGAGTCCCTCATGCAGTTGTATTTCTTCCCGAACTTTCTACTTTAGATCTTTCTATCCTGGGTCCTTTCCTTCGCAATCATGAGGTATTTGCTCCTGCAGGAGCAAATGTAGACTTTGTTCAGTTGCTGGGAGACTGCCAGTTGCGTGTGCGTACTTATGAACGTGGAGTAGAGGGGGAAACTGCCGCTTGTGGAACAGGGGTTGTAGCTTCTGCTCTTGTTGCTTGGAACTATTATGGTTGGACGGAGTCTATCCGAATTAACACTTGGGGTGGAGAGCCTATGACTGTTAGTGCAAATGGAGGACGCATCTATCTTGAAGGCCCTGTAACTAGAGATTTACAGCTAGATTAG
- a CDS encoding UPF0158 family protein, with product MMTYPVPQNPLLLRILRLMDAFSKSDDERDFYLDRVEGFILYIDLDKDQEDLNKIYEELEENAERYCLIPKLTFYEVKKIMETFINEKIYDIDTKEKFLEILQSKNAREQFLEFIYDHEAELEKWQQFYVERSRIRIIEWLRNNKFHFVFEEDLDFTKNVLEHLKIHLFDAKVGKEIAQARQLLSNKAKIYYSNEALNPRPKRGRPPKQSAKVETETTISSDIYTKVPQVARRFLFLPEITSPSSITFSEKFDTEEEFLANLRGSTRVEDQLNLTNLSERFASLKELSAKLGYDSLSTGDFFGEDEEDEVVTKTKGNKRGRKKTS from the coding sequence ATGATGACGTATCCTGTACCACAAAATCCTCTTCTTCTAAGAATCCTTCGTCTTATGGATGCATTTTCTAAGTCTGACGATGAGAGAGACTTTTATTTAGATCGTGTTGAAGGTTTTATTCTCTATATAGATTTAGATAAAGACCAAGAGGATCTAAATAAAATTTACGAAGAATTGGAAGAAAATGCTGAGCGATATTGTTTGATCCCAAAGTTAACGTTCTATGAAGTAAAAAAGATCATGGAAACGTTTATCAATGAAAAGATTTATGATATCGATACAAAAGAGAAATTTCTTGAAATTTTGCAATCTAAGAATGCCCGCGAGCAGTTTTTAGAGTTTATCTATGATCACGAGGCAGAACTAGAGAAGTGGCAACAATTTTATGTGGAGCGTTCTCGAATTCGAATTATAGAATGGCTTCGCAATAATAAGTTCCATTTTGTTTTTGAGGAAGATCTGGATTTCACGAAGAATGTTTTAGAACATTTGAAAATACATTTGTTTGATGCAAAGGTGGGGAAAGAAATTGCACAGGCCCGCCAGTTGTTATCGAACAAAGCTAAAATTTACTATTCTAATGAAGCATTAAATCCTCGTCCAAAACGCGGCCGTCCTCCGAAACAATCTGCTAAAGTAGAAACAGAAACAACAATTTCGAGTGATATCTATACAAAAGTTCCTCAGGTCGCTCGTCGTTTTCTTTTTTTACCTGAAATTACCTCTCCTTCTTCGATTACCTTTTCAGAAAAGTTTGATACCGAAGAAGAATTTCTTGCTAATTTGCGTGGTTCAACGCGTGTTGAGGACCAACTAAATCTTACGAATCTTTCTGAAAGGTTTGCTTCTCTTAAAGAGCTTTCAGCTAAGCTTGGTTACGATTCTCTCTCTACTGGAGATTTTTTTGGTGAAGATGAAGAGGATGAAGTGGTCACTAAGACAAAGGGTAATAAGCGGGGACGCAAAAAAACGTCATGA